In the genome of Helicovermis profundi, the window TTTACAACTCTTATAAGTTCTTTTTTAGTTTTCTGCTCATTACAAGCAACGCATTTTCTTAAAGGTATTTTCTTTTTTTTCATAAAAATCACCCTTCTTGATTTATTTCTTCTTTAGTAACTTGTGTTTCTTCTTCAGTAACTTTTACCTCTTCTACTGGTTCATTAACTATAAGAGATTCTTCGTATTGACTTAGACTCTTTATATCTATTTTCCAATTAGTTAATTTTGCAGCAAGGCGCGCATTTTGACCTTCTTTACCAATTGCTAAAGAAAGTTGATAATCAGGAACAACAACTAATGCACTTTTGTTTTTTTCATCAACAATAACTTTTTCAACTTTTGAAGGACTAAGTGAATTTGCTATATAAACTTCAGGATTTTCATCCCATTTGATTATATCTATTTTTTCACCTTTTAATTCATCTACAATGCTCTGCACTCTTGAACCTTTAGAACCAACACATGCTCCAACAGGATCCACGTTTTCATTAAGTGAAAATACAGATATTTTAGTTCTTGAACCCGCTTCTCTTGATATACCTCTTATCTCAACTTCTCCATCATAAATCTCGGGTACTTCAAGCTCAAAAAGTCTTTTTACGAGACCTGGATGCGTTCTTGAAACAAGTACTTGTGGTCCTTTTGATGTTTTCTTAACTTCAACAATATATGTCTTAAGTCTCGCACTCTGTGTGTAATTTTCATTAGGAGTTTGTTCACTAGGCAATAAAACTGCTTCAGTATTTCCTAAGTTTATAAAAATAGTTCCTTTTGAAAATCTTTGTACAATACCATTTACTATTTCAGACTCTCTTTCAAAGTACTGATCATATATGATACTTCTTTCTGCTTCTCTAATCCTTTGTACTACAACTTGTTTTGCAGTTTGTGCTGCAATTCTACCAAAATCTTTAGGAGTAACTTCTTCCTCAATTACATCACCGATTTTATATTCCGGATCTTTTTCTTTAGCATCAATTAAACTTATTGTGTCAAATGCAGTTTCACCTTCAATTACTTCCATTCTTTTAAAAACTTTAACAACACCAGTATTCTCATCGATAACTACTTTAACATTTTGTGAAGTTCCAAAATTTTTCTTATATGCAGTAATAAGAGCTGCTTCAATAGTTTCAATTAATAATTGTTTTGATATGCCTTTTTCTTTTTCAAGTTGTGTCAAAGCAATCATCAATTCGTCTTTATCTTTCACCTTTTTCCCTCCTTAAAAATCAACCGAAATTCTTATAGTTGCAATTTTTTCTCTTGAAATTTTATTAATACTATCATCACTTCTTTTAATGCTAACAATTTTATTTTCAAGACCTAATAAAATTCCATCAAATACTTTTTCACCATCAATGGGAGTATAAAGTTTTACATTTACTTTTGAGTTCTTGAATTTTTCAAAATCTGTATCTCTTTTTAATTCTCTCTCAACTCCAGGAGAAGTAACTTCTAACAAGTAATTTTCTTCAATTGGATCAATTGAATCTAATTTTTTGTTAAGATATTTGCTCACTAAAGAACAATCATCCAAAGAAATACCTTCCTCTTTATCTAAGATGAGTCTTAAATAACGAATCGATCCCTCTTTAACAAATTCTACATCAATTAAATCGAGTTTGTTTTCCACACAATATGGAAGAGCGATATCGCGTACAATATCAACTACTCTTCTTTTTTTCATTTTCATTCCTTCCTTTCGTCAAAACAGCCTTATAATTGTTATAAAATGCCATTTAATATAATAACAAAGAGTGGGAAAATCCCACTCTTTAAGCTTTTTTATTAATTTGTTTCATTATATCATAAGAATACAATTATTGCAAACACTAAAACATAGTCTGTTACCATAAGCTTAAGCAAAAGAAAAACTTCATTTATCCGATGCCTTAGAGTTCTAATACCCCTCTTCTTAAAAAGTTGGAGATAAAGAACTCTAAAAAAGCCATGGATTATGTTTTCTAAAATTCAGTGGGAGTAAAAACTCCCTCTGAATCCAAGAAATTCATTTATTTTGGTCTACATATATACCAATTTGCTCTGATATCTACATTAACTATATCTACATTAGAAAAAGCTTCATCCATTTCATCTTTATAATTTTTAATAAAATAGAAATAATTTCCGCCTTCTAACCATTCAATAACAGATGTAAATATTCCTTTTTTTTCATTATAGTCATGTATAATGACTATATTCTTTGCAACTCTACTCATTTCTTTATACATATGTTTTCTTTCATGAGGCTTTAGTCCATGTGCAACATAAGATGAAATCGCAATATCAAAACTTTTATCCTTAAAAGGCAATACTTTTAAAACACTAGCCTGAGTAAATTTAATACTTTTATTATTATTGTTATTCTTAGCTATTTTCAGCATATTTTTAGCTGGATCAACACCAGTTACAAGCATTCCCTTTTCAGCTAGTACTGAACACAAGGCACCTGTACCGCATCCTATATCAATAATTGTTTCATATGACAATATATCAATATCATTTGATATTTCATTAATTATATTATTAAATATTGTCTTCTGACTTTTATAAAACAACCCGTAGATAGGTGCTATAAAATTAAATAACAATTGGCTCTTCATTTCTCCCAAAATAAACACCTCCAAACTTTATACAATTTCTTAGTTTTCGCAGTGCTGACCAATCAAATCTGCTTCGCAGCCTTGCTTTGTCAGGGCTTTCAGCCCTATGCTAAATATCACAAATTCTACTTTTAAAGCAAGCTTTAAGTTGAATGCATTATAATTAGTTTATTGTTTTTCTTGGTTTCGCAGTGCTGACCAATCAAATCTGCTTCGCATCTTTGCTTTGTCAGGGCTTTCAGCCCTATGTCAAAATAGAATAAATCTACTCTTAAGGCAAGCCTTAAGTTGAATGCATTATAATTAGTTTATTGTTTTTCTTGGTTTCGCAGTGCTGACCAATCAAATCTGCTTCGCAGCCTTGCTTTGTCAGGGCTTTCAGCCCTATGCTAAATATCACAAATTCTACTTTTAAAGCAAGCTTTAAGTTGAATTTGTGATATTTAGCGCACTGCTTTTAGAAAAATGAAAGTTGATTACTTTCTGGTAGGCCTGTTATGCAGCCGTGTTCTCTTAGGGCTTCTATTACTGTTTTGGTTGATTTTGTTCGTTTTTTTATGTCTTCTATTGACAGGAATTCACTATCATCCCTAACTAGGGCTATTGCTTTTGCGGCGTTTTCACCAAGTCCTTGTAGTCCTCTTAGTGGAGGTAGTATTTTACCATCAACTATTTTAAACTTTTCTGCGTCTGATTTATATAGGTCAACTTTTAAGAATTCATATCCTCTTGAATACATTTCGTCTATTACTTCTAGCATTGAAAATAAGTCTTGCTCTTTTTTTGTTAATTTAACAAGTGAATTTGATAACTCTTTCATTCTGTTTCTTACAGCTTCTTTTCCTTTATTAGCTAAATCTGCATCAAAATCATCTACCTTAATTCCAAAATAAGTTGAATAGAATGCTAATGGATGATGTACTTTAAAATAAGCAATTCTAAATGACATCATAACATATGCAACTGCATGTGCTTTTGGAAACATATATTTTATTTGATTACACGACCATATATACCATTCTGGAACATTAAATTCTTTCATCATTGCGATATTTTCGTCCGTTAGGCCTTTTCCTTTTCTAACTCGCTCCATTATTGTAAATGATGCTTTTGGTGGTAAATTCTTGTATATTAAATAGTTCATAATATCGTCTCTTGTTGATATTACATCTTTTAACATTGCTTTTCCCTGTTTAACTAGATCTTGTGCATTGTTTATCCAAACATCTGTACCATGTGATAAACCAGAAATTCTAACTAGTTCTGCAAACGTGGAAGGTTTGGTATCTACTAGCATTTGCCTAACAAACTTTGTTCCGAATTCCGGAATTCCAAGACTTCCGGTTTCACACGAATAATCTTTATCAATAATATTAAGTGTATCCGTTGAAGTAAATATCGAAACAGTTTCTTTATTATCAAGTGCGATGTCTTGTACATTTACTCCTGTTAACTCTTCTAGTTCTTTTATAATTGTTGGAACATCATGTCCTAATATATCTAATTTTAATAACCTACCACTAATCGAATGATAGTCAAAATGAGTAGTTATAACTCCGCACTCTGTATCATTTGCTGGATACTGTATTGGGCAAAAATCATATATTTCTTTATAATCAGGTACTACCATAATTCCACCTGGATGTTGTCCACTTGTTCTTTTTACACCAGTGCATCCTTTTGCTAGTCTAACTATTTCCTTCGAATTTGCAGTTAGTCCTCTTTCTTCAAAGTACTTTTTAACATAACCATATGCTGTTTTATCTGCTATAGTTCCAATTGTACCTGCTTTAAATACGTAGCCTGTTCCAAATAATACTTCTGTATATTTATGTGCGTTAGCTTGATAGACTCCAGCAAAGTTAAGGTCAATATCTGGTTCTTTATCGCCTTCAAAACCTAGGAATACTTCAAAAGGTATATCATGTCCATCTTTTATATAAGTTGCTCCACACTTCGGACAAATTTTATCTGGTAGATCAGCACCACTTCCTATTGATCCATCTAAAATAAATTCTGAATTTTTACAATCCGAATTTGGGCAAACATAATGAGGAGCAAGCGGGTTTACTTCTGTAATATCACTCATCGTTGCAGCAAAAGACGAGCCAACAGACCCTCTTGAACCTACTAAATATCCGTCATCGAGTGATTTACATACTAATTTTTGTGCAATTATATACATTACCGCGTAACCATTGCTAATTATTGAGTTAAGTTCTCTTTCAAGTCTTGCTTCAACAATTTCTGGAAGTTCATCCCCATATATCCTTCTTGCTTTTTTATAGCACATATCTCTTAATTCATCATCTGACCCCTCTATTCTCGGAGGTGATGTTTCTGATGGTACTGGTAAAATATCATCAATCATATTAGAAATATCGTTTGTATTTTTGACAACTACTTCATAAGCTTTTTCCTGTCCTAAATATTCAAATTCATCAATCATCTCATCAGTTGTTCTATAATACAGGGGAGGTTGATTATCTGCATCACTAAATCCCTTTCCTGCCATAAGAATTCTTCTATAAACTTCATCATCAGGGTCAATAAAATGTACATCACCAGTTGCAACAACTGTTTTAGAATATTTTTCTCCATAATTAACTATTCTTCTATTAAATTCTTTAAGCTCTTCTTTGTCTTTTGCAATACCTTTTTCCACTAGAAATTGATTATTACCAATGGGTTGAATTTCCAAATAATCATAAAAATCAATAATATTTTTAATGTCATTTTCAGTTTTATTTTCGAGTATTGCTCTAAAAAGTTCTCCAGCTTCACATGCAGTTCCGATTATCAAGCCTTCTCTCATAGCAGAAAGTCTACTTTTAGGAATTCGCGGTTTTTTATAAAAGGTTTCAAGATTAGATTCACTTACAATTTTATATAGATTTTTTAGTCCAACATAATTTTTAACCAATATAATTACATGATATGTGTCTTGCATTTTATAGTCCATTTCTTTTAAAGCATACTCATTAATTTCATTTAGTGTATTAATTTCTTTCTCTTTAAGTCTACTAATAAATTCAATAAATATTTTTGCTGTAGCAAGTGCATCATCTATTGCTCTATGATGGTTTTCTAACTTAATTTTAAGATGTTTTGCAACTGTACTTAGTTTATGTCTTTTTATACTTTTTAATAGTAATCTACTTAAAGACAAAGTATCAAGTACCCTAGGATTAAATTCAGCGTTAATTTTTCTAGCATTTTCTTTAATAAAAGAAACATCAAATTTTGCATTATGAGCAACCACTGGAGAATCTCCAACAAATTGTAAAAATTTGGGTAGGATTTTATCAATTGTTTCTTTGTTTTTTACCATTTCATCAGTTATTCCTGTAAGCTCTACTATATTATCAGGAATCATAATTTCTGGGTTAACAAGCTCTGAAAATCTATCAACAATGCTTCCACCAACAACTTTAATTGCACCTATTTCAGTTATTTTAGAGTTCTTATAAGATAAACCTGTAGTCTCAATATCAAAAACAACAAACTCTTGATCTAAGTTGCTATCATCTGCATTAATAACTATTTCAGCATTATCATTTATTAAATAGCCTTCAAGGCCATATATAATTTTAATATCATCACCAGATTCATTCATAGCATCTGGAAATGCTTGAAGCACGCCATGATCAGTAATTGCAATAGACGGATGCCCCCATTTTTTAGCCCTTCTTACTAATTCTTTTACAGGTGTAATCCCATCCATATCACTCATATTAGTATGACAGTGTAATTCTACTCGCTTTACTTTTGCATTATCTTCTTTTTCAATTTCCTTTTTTCCACTATTTATATTCATAATATAAAAAGCCATCTCTTTATCAAAAGTATCGTATCTAAGTGTTCCTTCTACTTTATACCAATCACCAATATTTAGTTTATCAAATAATTCATTTTTTTCTTTTTCCTTAGCAAAAAGTTTACAATTTATAGAATTTGAGTAATCTGTAATTGCAAAGCTTATTAATCCCTTTCCATTTTTTAAATCTCTTAAGTTTTTTTCAAATATTTTTCCTTCAAAAGCAAATATTCCTTCTTCTTCATTTGCTTCATCTATCATTGTTATAAGTCTAGTTATTTTATTTCTATAGACATTATTTGAATTATTTTTTTTATTATTATATTTCATTCCGCCACTAGTATTATCACTTCTTTTTTGTGTAGTTTTTTCTCTAGGGGCAGTATTTAAAGTCTTTAAATGTTCTTTAATATCATCATTTTTTTTATCATCAATTGAGCTTGTAAGTGCAAAATCTTTTTCTTTATCAAGCAAAAACTCTAATTTCAAATCAATACCTAAATGTTTTTTTAAAATTCTAGACAAATACTTATCATAATTTTTATAAATAATCGTTTCTATTGCATATGCATCATTAAGTGTTATCTCTAAAACATTATCTATTATGGTCCACTTAGCTTCTCTAAGCCATACATCAAGAGATGAAGATTTTTTTGACATGGCATATAGTATATTATCCCAGTAATTTTCAATTATTTTTCTAGTATCTGTTTCTTTAATTCTAAATTTATAATTGATTTTAATTTCACTAATATCAGTTAATTCATTTTTGATTTTCTCTTTCAATTCCTCTATTGAATTAAGTAATACAATTTCATTAAAAATCATATCAACTGTCAAAGTCAATTTAGATTTTTCAAACACAATTTTTTGAATATCAAAGATTTCACTATTATATTGTTTATTTATTATTTCATTAAAATTACTTTTCATTTTATACCCCACACGTTATACACCACACGCTAAATCTATTTATAAATATTTAATTATTAATTATTAAATTTTTATTATTCCATAATCATCAAAAAGTTTTCCTGATATAAATACTATTATTAGCAAAGAGCAAAAATATCTTACTGAAAAAATCGCTAACATAATTGCAATTTGATATTTTATTGCAGTTAAGGGAACACTTCCACCTAATATTTGACCTGTCATCATACCCGGAAGTGCGACTAATCCTATAGTTTCAATAGAAGCAATACTCGGCTTTATTGATGTTAAAAGTGCTTCTTTAATATAGGGCTTTATCGCTTCTTTATGATTGGCAGATAAACTAAGTAAATAATAATACTTTAAATGTTTCTCTTCTAGAGATTTAATATACGAATTCATGGTAATAATTATACCAGTTAATGCATTTCCTAAAAGCATTCCACCAATCGGAATGACATACCAAGCATCTAATATATTATCTAATCTAATAACAAAAGTATTAAAATATAGTAGTATTACTAGGTTAGGAATAAGTATCGATAAAAAAATTTGCATCCAATAATTTTTAACTATATTCTTATTACTTTTTATTGCAGAAAAGCTTGCAATAATCATCATAAAAAATAAATAAAGCATATTAATAATTGGCATATTTAATTTAAATAAATACTGAAGAAACAAACCAACGAGCGAAAGTTGTATTACCATTCTGATTATAGCTATAGAAATTTCTTTATTTAAACTAAGTCTAAGTTTGTTATTAACAATAAATATTACTGCTATAAATACTATTAAACTGAAAATAGACAAATAACTAATATTAGCTGTTCCCATTATTCCACCTCAGTACTTTCAAATTTTCATATTCATAAAAAATGTTATCGTGACTAATTATAAAAATAGTTTTATTATTTTTTATAAAATAGTCAATTATTGATTTTTTAGATATCTCATCTAATCCACTCGTAACTTCATCAAGAATCCAAATATCTCGATCAAGTAGAACATTAATTATAAAACCAATTTTTTGCCTTTCTCCGCCCGAAAGTTCTGATATTTTCTTATTCAAAATATTTTCTTCTAAATAAAACGTTGACAATAACTCTCTTAATTTTTCTTTACTTAATAGATTGTTTTTATTTATTGGATACTTAAATATTGTTGTAATTACTTCTTTAACAAGACCCTCAAATAAATCTACATCCTGGCTAACATAAGAAATCCTATTTCTAAATTTAGAAACTGACAATGAATCTAGCATTGTTTTTTCAAGGAGTATTTCACCACTATCAGGTTTTAAAAAACCAAGTAGAAGCTTTGCAAAGCTAGATTTTCCGCTTCCACTTTTTCCATTTAGCCATATTTTTTCCCCATAATCTACTTTGTAATTAAACTTGTCTAAAATAATTTTGTTGCCAAACGTTAAAGAAATATCTTTAAATTCAATCATATATTCACCTTTATATTTTTTCAATTTCTTTCACTAATTCTTCTATTAATTCTTCTTCCTTAACTTTTTTTAATATTTTACCTTTTTTAAAAATCAATGCTTCATTTATTCCGCCTGCTATACCAATATCTGCATTTGATGCTTCTCCTGGACCATTAACCGCGCAACCCATAATTGCAAGAGTAATATTTTTATTTAAGTGTTTTATTTTTTCTTCAACTTGAAGTGCAATTTTCTCTAAATCAATATTACACCTGCCGCAAGTTGGACATGAAATTAGATTTATCCCTTCATTTCTTATTCCAACATCTCTTAGTATTTCTCTTCCTAGTTCAACTTCCTTAATTGGATTTCCAGTAAGAGATACTCTAAGTGTATCCCCTAAACCACTAAGTAAAAGCGAACCAATTCCTATTGAAGATTTTACAGTTCCAGAATGAAGAGTACCAGATTCGGTAATTCCAATGTGAAAAGGGTAATTTACTTCTTTAGCCATTAATTTATACGACTCAATAGTTGTTATTATATCTGAAGACTTAAGCGCTATAACAATATTATCAAAATTTTGTTTTTCTAGTATTTTTACATGCTTAAGCGCACTTTCTACTATTCCTTTTGCATTTACTCCATTATATTTTTCAAGTATTTCTTTTTCTATTGATCCACTATTTACACCTATTCTAATAGGAATATTCT includes:
- the nusA gene encoding transcription termination factor NusA; translated protein: MIALTQLEKEKGISKQLLIETIEAALITAYKKNFGTSQNVKVVIDENTGVVKVFKRMEVIEGETAFDTISLIDAKEKDPEYKIGDVIEEEVTPKDFGRIAAQTAKQVVVQRIREAERSIIYDQYFERESEIVNGIVQRFSKGTIFINLGNTEAVLLPSEQTPNENYTQSARLKTYIVEVKKTSKGPQVLVSRTHPGLVKRLFELEVPEIYDGEVEIRGISREAGSRTKISVFSLNENVDPVGACVGSKGSRVQSIVDELKGEKIDIIKWDENPEVYIANSLSPSKVEKVIVDEKNKSALVVVPDYQLSLAIGKEGQNARLAAKLTNWKIDIKSLSQYEESLIVNEPVEEVKVTEEETQVTKEEINQEG
- the rimP gene encoding ribosome maturation factor RimP; protein product: MKKRRVVDIVRDIALPYCVENKLDLIDVEFVKEGSIRYLRLILDKEEGISLDDCSLVSKYLNKKLDSIDPIEENYLLEVTSPGVERELKRDTDFEKFKNSKVNVKLYTPIDGEKVFDGILLGLENKIVSIKRSDDSINKISREKIATIRISVDF
- a CDS encoding class I SAM-dependent methyltransferase — its product is MKSQLLFNFIAPIYGLFYKSQKTIFNNIINEISNDIDILSYETIIDIGCGTGALCSVLAEKGMLVTGVDPAKNMLKIAKNNNNNKSIKFTQASVLKVLPFKDKSFDIAISSYVAHGLKPHERKHMYKEMSRVAKNIVIIHDYNEKKGIFTSVIEWLEGGNYFYFIKNYKDEMDEAFSNVDIVNVDIRANWYICRPK
- a CDS encoding PolC-type DNA polymerase III; amino-acid sequence: MKSNFNEIINKQYNSEIFDIQKIVFEKSKLTLTVDMIFNEIVLLNSIEELKEKIKNELTDISEIKINYKFRIKETDTRKIIENYWDNILYAMSKKSSSLDVWLREAKWTIIDNVLEITLNDAYAIETIIYKNYDKYLSRILKKHLGIDLKLEFLLDKEKDFALTSSIDDKKNDDIKEHLKTLNTAPREKTTQKRSDNTSGGMKYNNKKNNSNNVYRNKITRLITMIDEANEEEGIFAFEGKIFEKNLRDLKNGKGLISFAITDYSNSINCKLFAKEKEKNELFDKLNIGDWYKVEGTLRYDTFDKEMAFYIMNINSGKKEIEKEDNAKVKRVELHCHTNMSDMDGITPVKELVRRAKKWGHPSIAITDHGVLQAFPDAMNESGDDIKIIYGLEGYLINDNAEIVINADDSNLDQEFVVFDIETTGLSYKNSKITEIGAIKVVGGSIVDRFSELVNPEIMIPDNIVELTGITDEMVKNKETIDKILPKFLQFVGDSPVVAHNAKFDVSFIKENARKINAEFNPRVLDTLSLSRLLLKSIKRHKLSTVAKHLKIKLENHHRAIDDALATAKIFIEFISRLKEKEINTLNEINEYALKEMDYKMQDTYHVIILVKNYVGLKNLYKIVSESNLETFYKKPRIPKSRLSAMREGLIIGTACEAGELFRAILENKTENDIKNIIDFYDYLEIQPIGNNQFLVEKGIAKDKEELKEFNRRIVNYGEKYSKTVVATGDVHFIDPDDEVYRRILMAGKGFSDADNQPPLYYRTTDEMIDEFEYLGQEKAYEVVVKNTNDISNMIDDILPVPSETSPPRIEGSDDELRDMCYKKARRIYGDELPEIVEARLERELNSIISNGYAVMYIIAQKLVCKSLDDGYLVGSRGSVGSSFAATMSDITEVNPLAPHYVCPNSDCKNSEFILDGSIGSGADLPDKICPKCGATYIKDGHDIPFEVFLGFEGDKEPDIDLNFAGVYQANAHKYTEVLFGTGYVFKAGTIGTIADKTAYGYVKKYFEERGLTANSKEIVRLAKGCTGVKRTSGQHPGGIMVVPDYKEIYDFCPIQYPANDTECGVITTHFDYHSISGRLLKLDILGHDVPTIIKELEELTGVNVQDIALDNKETVSIFTSTDTLNIIDKDYSCETGSLGIPEFGTKFVRQMLVDTKPSTFAELVRISGLSHGTDVWINNAQDLVKQGKAMLKDVISTRDDIMNYLIYKNLPPKASFTIMERVRKGKGLTDENIAMMKEFNVPEWYIWSCNQIKYMFPKAHAVAYVMMSFRIAYFKVHHPLAFYSTYFGIKVDDFDADLANKGKEAVRNRMKELSNSLVKLTKKEQDLFSMLEVIDEMYSRGYEFLKVDLYKSDAEKFKIVDGKILPPLRGLQGLGENAAKAIALVRDDSEFLSIEDIKKRTKSTKTVIEALREHGCITGLPESNQLSFF
- a CDS encoding ABC transporter permease; translated protein: MGTANISYLSIFSLIVFIAVIFIVNNKLRLSLNKEISIAIIRMVIQLSLVGLFLQYLFKLNMPIINMLYLFFMMIIASFSAIKSNKNIVKNYWMQIFLSILIPNLVILLYFNTFVIRLDNILDAWYVIPIGGMLLGNALTGIIITMNSYIKSLEEKHLKYYYLLSLSANHKEAIKPYIKEALLTSIKPSIASIETIGLVALPGMMTGQILGGSVPLTAIKYQIAIMLAIFSVRYFCSLLIIVFISGKLFDDYGIIKI
- a CDS encoding ABC transporter ATP-binding protein → MIEFKDISLTFGNKIILDKFNYKVDYGEKIWLNGKSGSGKSSFAKLLLGFLKPDSGEILLEKTMLDSLSVSKFRNRISYVSQDVDLFEGLVKEVITTIFKYPINKNNLLSKEKLRELLSTFYLEENILNKKISELSGGERQKIGFIINVLLDRDIWILDEVTSGLDEISKKSIIDYFIKNNKTIFIISHDNIFYEYENLKVLRWNNGNS
- the ispG gene encoding flavodoxin-dependent (E)-4-hydroxy-3-methylbut-2-enyl-diphosphate synthase, with translation MNRRVSKKIVIGDTYIGGDSRITIQSMTTTDTRDIKKTVIQIKELENAGCEIIRVAVPNIEAANALSEIKKQINIPLVADIHFDYNLALLSIKNGVDKLRINPGNIGDESRVRKVVDYAKEKNIPIRIGVNSGSIEKEILEKYNGVNAKGIVESALKHVKILEKQNFDNIVIALKSSDIITTIESYKLMAKEVNYPFHIGITESGTLHSGTVKSSIGIGSLLLSGLGDTLRVSLTGNPIKEVELGREILRDVGIRNEGINLISCPTCGRCNIDLEKIALQVEEKIKHLNKNITLAIMGCAVNGPGEASNADIGIAGGINEALIFKKGKILKKVKEEELIEELVKEIEKI